The proteins below come from a single Leptospira ellinghausenii genomic window:
- a CDS encoding DCC1-like thiol-disulfide oxidoreductase family protein: MKLIFDGECSFCNQLAHSLQNRSIQPIEIVSYHTLSEEELNKIHPQLTRDKCKGEVQIIQDGNRFPGFFGVRVLLWNVRLFRYFVWILYLPLFPFLGMFVMMILKKFKKSFV, encoded by the coding sequence ATGAAACTAATTTTTGATGGAGAATGTTCCTTTTGTAATCAATTGGCTCACTCTTTGCAAAATCGATCCATCCAACCAATCGAGATTGTTTCTTACCATACATTGTCTGAAGAGGAATTAAATAAAATCCATCCTCAATTAACAAGGGATAAATGCAAAGGAGAAGTACAAATCATCCAAGATGGGAATCGCTTCCCTGGTTTTTTTGGAGTTCGAGTTTTGTTATGGAATGTAAGATTGTTTCGGTATTTTGTTTGGATTCTATATTTGCCACTATTTCCTTTTTTAGGAATGTTTGTGATGATGATTCTAAAAAAATTTAAGAAATCATTTGTTTAG
- a CDS encoding iron-containing redox enzyme family protein, giving the protein MNLIGMLKREVETHSVLQAKWLKERNIKMTFDDLILWLSQEYFVSIGFVDWFLLVAANTRDQNAKIVLVENIWEELGEGKISETHVSILTNFLEQLGFDFSAHQILPETKTYLEKMRSVIDLGFYYGLGALGPANEYLLKLEYSQIANAYHQLKKELNLPEGKFFQVNLDADEGHSKRLFDLIETVCFTEESKKQVMEGNRLALDAREDFYLGLSRLDEVKL; this is encoded by the coding sequence ATGAATCTCATTGGAATGTTAAAAAGGGAAGTGGAAACACATTCTGTTTTACAAGCAAAGTGGCTAAAAGAAAGAAACATTAAAATGACTTTCGATGATTTAATACTTTGGCTTAGCCAAGAATACTTTGTATCCATTGGTTTTGTTGATTGGTTTTTGTTAGTAGCTGCCAATACTAGAGACCAAAATGCCAAAATAGTCCTTGTTGAAAATATTTGGGAAGAGTTGGGAGAAGGTAAAATCTCCGAGACACATGTATCGATACTAACAAATTTTTTAGAACAACTTGGGTTCGATTTTTCAGCACATCAAATTTTACCTGAAACAAAAACCTATTTAGAGAAAATGAGATCGGTAATTGATTTAGGATTTTATTATGGATTAGGAGCTCTTGGACCTGCCAACGAATACTTACTCAAATTGGAGTATTCACAGATTGCGAACGCTTACCACCAATTGAAAAAAGAATTAAATTTACCAGAAGGAAAGTTTTTTCAGGTAAATTTGGATGCAGACGAAGGGCATAGCAAACGCTTGTTTGATCTGATTGAAACTGTTTGTTTTACAGAGGAATCTAAAAAACAAGTGATGGAAGGGAACCGATTGGCATTGGATGCAAGGGAAGATTTTTATTTAGGATTGTCTCGTTTGGATGAAGTGAAACTCTAA
- a CDS encoding D-alanine--D-alanine ligase family protein, with amino-acid sequence MKTVILACDIYNPDYPKHSQEWESEETIFHMEKTIISLGYDVVSLSDAKEITSVLSNIPKGNRENWIVWNLVEGYTSASREAYIPALCEYLGIPHTGSSAAVQCTTLDKYKTKLFLRSMGIRVTDSELLTEFQSQPNLHFPVFVKPNGEGSSLGISESNTIQDQREWEIQIPMFLREYSPLLVEPFLSGRELTVGVIGNLNHYQVLPMAFVDTPNGIYHEGIKSKSEFLESLDFEVPISLQKELESTSFNIANLLGSSGYLRIDFKLEEEIPYCLEVNATPGFSKIYSTLPMLWERAGKSYSELLELCINLGFEEYQTHPRYQYGKDQIV; translated from the coding sequence ATGAAAACCGTCATTCTTGCATGTGACATTTATAATCCGGACTATCCAAAACATTCCCAAGAATGGGAATCGGAAGAGACCATATTCCATATGGAAAAAACAATTATCTCCTTAGGGTATGATGTTGTGTCACTTTCGGACGCAAAAGAAATCACATCCGTTCTTTCAAATATTCCAAAGGGTAACAGGGAAAATTGGATAGTATGGAATCTTGTGGAAGGTTATACTTCTGCCTCTAGGGAAGCATACATACCTGCGTTATGTGAATATTTAGGGATTCCTCATACTGGAAGTTCTGCTGCAGTCCAATGTACCACTTTGGATAAATATAAAACCAAACTTTTTTTGCGTTCGATGGGTATCCGAGTAACGGATTCAGAACTTCTAACAGAATTTCAATCACAACCAAATCTCCATTTTCCTGTCTTTGTGAAACCCAACGGAGAAGGATCGAGTTTGGGAATTTCGGAATCGAATACAATCCAAGATCAGAGAGAATGGGAGATTCAAATTCCCATGTTTCTCAGGGAATATTCTCCACTTTTAGTGGAACCATTTTTATCAGGCAGGGAACTTACAGTTGGTGTGATTGGAAATTTGAATCACTACCAAGTTTTACCCATGGCCTTTGTGGATACTCCTAATGGCATCTACCATGAAGGAATCAAATCAAAATCAGAATTTTTAGAATCTTTGGATTTCGAAGTTCCCATTTCCCTCCAAAAGGAATTAGAATCCACTTCGTTTAATATCGCAAATTTACTCGGAAGTTCAGGTTATCTTAGAATCGATTTTAAATTGGAAGAGGAAATTCCTTACTGTTTAGAAGTCAATGCTACACCTGGTTTTTCTAAGATTTATTCCACCTTGCCAATGTTATGGGAAAGAGCTGGAAAATCATATTCGGAATTATTAGAATTATGTATCAATTTGGGTTTTGAGGAATACCAAACTCATCCTCGTTACCAGTATGGAAAGGACCAAATCGTATGA